DNA from Nymphaea colorata isolate Beijing-Zhang1983 chromosome 4, ASM883128v2, whole genome shotgun sequence:
GCCCATCTGTCATGAGTCGTAGTTACGTACATGGAGGAGCAAAAAATTGGTTGTAGATGAGAATTTTAGTAGAGCTGAATCTAAACATGTGATGCTCAAACTCTCCTAAATGGCATCTCAAGAAAACTAGATCCCGGTATTACCATATCACCTGAAAGAGCAGTGCGTAGGAATAAGATAAAAAGGAGtctttgaattggatatctgcAGTCCATAGATAATGTTTGCTTCTTGATGATCAGGTTGGCGTTTGATAGCTTCAGAGCTTAGAGCTgaggctgcataaaaaggtgttcTTTGTGAGATTTTCTATTTaaacaaactaaggatcttagtaGCATGCTACATGTAAGAAagcatggatttaaggtcggataaGGGGGACGGAGGTgtctgatcttaaatcaaaGTACCTAAGATCCTAGGATCTCAAAATCACCGTGGATCGTAGATCCGTGCGGAAAAACACAACTTCAGAATTTTGGAATGAGGATTCCAGAATTTTGAGTCTGAAATGGTTGGAACTGGAAACACGATTGCCATCTTCTAAAATggttttcatgtttgttttagGTTGATCAAAGTAGCTGGAACCATATTCCATTGTTGGATGGGCGTGGCTGGAAAAATTTTTGGGTGTTTAGAATGTGAACTCCAGTAGAGAAATACGTCCGATTAATGATCTGCGTTGTACccggtttttttttgttccgtACAAGCATCGGAGTCTGCTAGGATCCGAATCTAATGcatttaaaaatcggattttaAGCGACTCGGACTCCGATTCACTACGCCGCAATTTACATTGGACTCCTAAACTGAACTCGGATCTGATTGAGTGGCATTTGGTAAAACCCAGACCCGACCGGGAGCCAAGAACTCTCTCTTTGGCCCCTTGCGTTTCCAAGTACCAAATACCAATGTTTCTCCGCGCAGCCATAGGTATTTTTGCTCTTTTTGTCCGATCTCAGGGTAATATCGACATTTGCTTCACTTATAACTCCCGCCAAACTTAACCGCCTAAATCCCCATTTCTGAAAATTGCCGAAGAAAGCCCAGATGTTCCCAGTTCGACGCCGAAGGAGTTTCCTGGTGGTAGGGAGTCGGAGATCGTCTCCCATTGTCTCCGGCTTCTTGTGGATTGAAGATAGGGtattcttcattcttttctgtGTATGATGTCCAGAAACTTTTAGGGTTTCCGTTTTTTCTTGGATGATCGTCTGGAGCTTTTTTCTtctggtttcttcttcttcctcctgcaCCTCATTCTTCTTGGGCTTGATGGTTTCGGGTTTGGAGGATCAATTGAGGAAGGTCAGAGTTTCTGCTTGAACGAGGTTCTGACGCATCCCTTTACTTGCCATCTTTCCTATTTGATAGGAAGGAAGTCACAAATCATCAGTGCGAAATCGCCCTTTCGCGACTGATTTCAGGTATGGGACCGgatttctctctttcccctttaAACAGCAAGAGAATACCGCAATTATTGTCTggtttgaaattgtatttcttcGTTCCCTATTTGGGCAGAAAGATTTCAAGTTTTACGCATTCTGACCGTCTTCGCTCTctcttcttgttatttttcGTGGAATAATCATGGACTATGTTTTTTGGAAATTATTGCTAATGCGACTTCCTATATGTTCTGGAAAGGAATTGCCAGAGGCTCATCTCCTTTGGCCATTGTTGTCTCCGCCATTATCTTGGGGTGCAAGGCGAAACGTGAGAAAGAAGGTAAAGAATGGTTTTCCCTTTGTATTTTCTTGTTTAAGAGTTCTATAATCTGATCGCGCAGGtgcattttcttcattcttttccgGGAATTTTTCTTGCGTATCCGGGCTCTTGGATTGATGAATATCTGAAAGCACAATGATTGGACTTTCAAGAAGCCTAAGATGCGAAAGCTGGAACTCCTTTCTCCACCTTATGTGAATGgttatggttttctttttttttttttttttttttttcgatgaGTCTGCTTAACTTGTGGTGGTCGAATTAGCTGGCAGCTATTCTGGTTTAGAAGGATCCCGGTCGCTCTTGATTCCGATGGTTGATCGGTTGATGTCTTTGATATTTTTATGGATATCTATCTTGGTCTGAAATGGACGTGTGCTTTCATCAACAGCCATCCATGCTGTTGGAAGCCCATTACTGAAGGAACTTGCTAGACATTCTTACATGGTTTGTTGAGATTTCAGAAGAAAAGGTATGGCTGGGTTTAGTGCCACTTCTCCTTTCAGgggttcttttcttttgactgTACATATCATTTAGAGGCGCTTGTGGATAAAAGGATTCTTGAGTCCATATCCCGAGGTTATAATTGAAGTATTAGTACTGAGTGGAGAACTTATATCTGGGTGAGGCAGTAAGACAAACCTGAAAAAGCTTTTCTACAGTATAGGGCTAAAAAGATCTATGCATGGGAACTCTTCTTCTTCGAAATTGCGTTTGTATGATCATGATATTCTCATCTCTTATGGTAATTGTGTTATTGCAATTTCTTATCTTCAATAAATCGGTAACAACCATGGGGTTTTACAACCCAGGATGGGTGGGTATGTCTCTCGACCTAACTGCAATTTACCCATGTAATACATTGAAAAAGTTCTTAAGGAGTATCTAGATAGCactcaaaaaattggttttcacaaaaccaatttttaaaaaatcgttgaaaaaatggtttttatgtTTAGGTAATAGAACCAAAacacttttattttaaatgatcTGGGGTGCCAGGTTATTCACTCCCATTACCAGtttttttgccaaaaatgaattttggcaaAACCCTTTTTTGGTGTCATCCCAACACACCTGAAGTGGTGTTTTGGAAGGAAAACCATTTTGACctccaaaaattggtttggGGTGCCATCCAGATGGCCCAAACATTCTTTTTAGGAGAATGGGGAACTAATCTGTTGATAGTTGTTTATATCGTAACTGCTTTAACTAGTAAAATGGACAGAGCATCTGTAGAATCTCACTTGGCAACAATTAAGTGCAATGATTGGTAGCATTATATCATGACAGTTTCAGTTATATGGCTTACCAAGGATCTGTTTGAATCTCTCCCTAGTAAGAGTCTATAATAGGAGAATTATAAATTATAAGAAGTTTGTAACTCAGACTGAAAATACTAATTGGAAGATAACTACTCACAAGAAAGTCAGAGATACTGAAGATTGCAATATGTTGGTCTTGGTGTTTTTACCAGCCTTGCTTTCCATGAAATATGTCTACCTGCCAGCAATTGGATGAAATCCTACTTTGACGTCTTGTTCACTAAAAAATTCTACTAATTGAGGGAAGCAAGTTGTTTGTTTTAGTTTCCTTTTGATTTGCATTAGTTTGTGCATTTCGATTGTCGCCCTGGCTAAGCTGAAACCTGAGACTAGTTCCTCTATTAGAATGTTTGGTGTGCTTTATCATGGTTTCTGCagatatgtttatttttttcctatcTAATCATTCTCCATCTATCCATTGTCGAAGAGAAAGCAAATGGCTATTACGATTGGGATTTTCCTATGGTAACCCAGCAGTTGTCAGCTTagttcttgcttgttttgttgtGAACAAGCAGAACCATGCACTTATAACTTCGGTAGATGCTTGTATATGTTACTTCTTCGTAAGAATACATAACAAAAAGTTTGGATGTAGATTAATTACATGTTTGAGCATAAGAGCATCACTTGCATGTGGTTATGTACTTTTTCTGGCATGTTCAACTTGAAGAGAAGTTTAATATAAGAGGAAGCACTAACATTATAATTGAAGGTTGAAATGTTCACATGCCATAGTCATCTGCATCGTGCTTACTGTTTCCTTCTGGGGATGCATATGAGATGATCTGTTTAACTTAGTCCTGTCATTCTTCCATCAGTCCATGTATGTGCATACTTCATGTTTCACCGCAAAATAGGCCCATGCAGGCCACTTTCTTTGATGTCTTCTTACCATTCTCTTTCAGGTCTCATTGCATACGTGGAAGAACTGTGCAAAATTATTGGCTGATGGCTGGTGAAGTAGCTGTTTGATCAAAGAATTTTTGGTTTTCCTGCAAACAATCTCATTTCTAATTTCTCATAGATGTTGAATTGCTTGTTGAAGGCCTGGCTGAGTATGTAGTTTGGGAAATGGAGTACCAGACCTCGTTTTCCTGTGGGAGGAAAGTATTTTCCCTTTGCTGAGTCCCATAACCTGCCAGCATatagatggaaagagaaaagagaatcaCAAGCTGTAAATTCCATCAAATAATGAAGCAAAAAGCGGGATTGGTAAAAAAATCAGGGCCTAGACCTGCCAACTTAGCATTTTCCCACCCTCTTTAGTGTCAGCTTCAGGACTTCACGGGGAAAACTACATGTTCTGCCAAGTCCAGCATGTTTGAATGGAGCTGACAATCCAAACTAGTACACTTGTTCCCATCAAAACAAATGGTTCTAGGTTGACACCAAATTATTGATCCCTTTCAACAATGATCAGGCTCTTGGTATAGAAGGACAAAACCGACGGCCGGTTGGTCCAACAGTAGCATTCCACCTGGATGATGGGCGTCAATTGCACTGGGAAAGCTAATCTAGATTCGGCTGCTTGCAAGATGACCATTTTAGACAACAAGAACCTGACCTGAAGTTGATAAATTTGACATAATACTGGAACCGAATGGAGGATCAAAATGGAAGCTTTGTCATGCATATGAAAGCCAGCCTTAGGTATGGTTTCCACTTCCCACGTATCCATCGAGTTTGACTCATTTTGAAAACGATATAACACTAGTCCGTTGACATAATTGGGCAGTTAAAATAGTTTATTTTTAGACTACTCATGATGATTTACTTTGATAAGATTAAATCATTGTTTCTAGTAAAACTTGCCACTTTGTAATTGTAGGTGAAGATTTTGATTCAATCTAAAATGGGTCATCCacaaactcaactcgtttacgTTTGGAGTGGCTTATGCTTGAAAAGTGTCATGTATATTGAACCCTGATTGGTGTGAACCATGTCAGGTGACAACCTTTAGCTATAACGTTAATAGATTGAACTGGGGTGATTCTGATATCGTTCTTGATCTGGCAAAGCAAAAGCTCGACCTATTTGCAACCAGTCTTGTTGAACTTATCCATTTTAAAGCTGAGATTTAGAATTGAttctttttgggtttcagtaAGGATGCCGAACCTGGTTTTATACAGCTATGAAGCGGCAACAACCTACGGCAATACCCTTGGCTCATCCTGTCCCTAAAATTAAATGTTCATTGatgtttgaaattaaaaaaaaaaatgctctgCTTCTTATCGGAAAGTTCTAAAATGCACGCTGGGACCGTATTAGCCGAGCTTTGGGTGGAATCTGTGTTTTGTTCGTCTTTTTCTACCGTTTTATATAAAATCTAGCGCTGCAAATCAAATCTCCTGAAATTTGCATGATCGAAAATCCTGGCTGTTATAAAAATGGGGGTAGCTAATGGGTAGCATAGCTGCTGTACTGGCTAGTCTAGCTCACTATGGATCAGCTGATATCACCGAACCGCGTCTATGTCCAGGCCTTGTCTCAGGTGGGCTGTCGTAGACTGGAATACGTTGGTCAAGATATGTCTGCGACTGCTTGTGTGTACATTGATGGAATTTTTGTTTGATCCAACACTAATGATATGATTATCGTGTTTATATAATTTTTCTGATTACTTCTTAATTGAAGAGTTTAAGCAGTTCGTACCTCCATGTTTATCTTTATCAGTTTGCAgttctctatatatatatatatatatatatatatatatatatatatatatatatatatatatatatatatatatataactgctGAGAGGAAGATGTCCTTCTCACCATCACCATCCATGCCTCTGTTCATCGACAGTGGTGATCGGCCGAGGAGCAAACTGACATCTCTGATGTCCAATTGTCCATATAGGAAAGCTTCTACATGTATTTGTGTATGCATAGGAAATGCAACCATCAGCTTTCTGCTTTTGGTTGCTTATAGTCATACGGGTGCTCACGATCACGAACAGAATGAAAATCAAGCGCAGGACTCTTTGCCTTTTCGCCCTTTTACTTTGGTCTGCTTTATTGACTTCATTTGACTGTGTCTGATAAGAGTTGAATCCATTTATTGATTCCATAGATACTAGAGGAGTCCGGGACTTTCAAGTGCTATTTTTTGCCATTTCCGGTAGAGGAGTTATCCGGAAAGGAGAACGGTCTCCATTTGGGTAAAGCATCGTCGGAATAGGATCGAAGCATCATCCCGGTGGGTGTTTGCATGATACTAGCCAACCATACCTAATCAAGGAGATGACCACCGTCATGACTTTGTAATATTGCCTTAAGATTTTCAAGTTGAAGAGTTAAGGCATAACTTGATGAAGCTGCTCTGGTGGCACAACATTGGTGGGTTAGCCTAATGCCAAAATAATTGAGAAAGAGTGGAAAAGTTTGCAACTGGGTTGAACTTCTTAATGTTGGATCCTTTAATGATTATTTGGCAGCAAGTACACTTTGTAAGTGTTTAGTAAATCTGACTAACCTAAATGTTAAACTATATTTGTAGAACACTTATTCTAGTGCtctatgaatctatctcaattttTGAGGCTTTGAGGCAAGTTGTGAAACCCTCACATAGTATTTATGCTGCCAAACGACCTATCAAAGAGCAGCTTTGTGTAGGTAACATATCCATTTAGGAAAGGGACAAGGACCCCTTCTCCTTTGAATTTtgagtataattttttttttttacttcatgaAATCTTGCTGGGCATGCTTAAAAAGTGGATTACCAGTTATGGGAAACTTCTTGGAGATGCAGCAGCTTCTAGCTTTCCAAATGGGGGAACTCCCTCGTGAATGTTGACCTTCCTTGCGTTTTTCCATTGGAGATGTCTTCTGTTGTCTAGGAATTACTTTATGTGATAATCTGTTGCTTGGTGGGTCCAGACCAGGTTacttggtgatgcatcttgtCAACTTAAAACACATAGGACTTAATTTCAAGCTATTTGATGctttcattattaaaaattaaacttaCTTACAACCGAAAGCGatacaaaagaaaaactaagTATCAACTATTATCTTATACAAATCTGGCAATTGAGATGCACTTTTGCTTAAAAGCTTAGCCTTACTGAACCACCCTTGAGGTCCTTCAATTACAATGCATGTATAAACTTCGTTGGGGTCGTGAAATAAATGGattaaatattttctaaaacatgaaATACAAAATGCCACTTTgccaacaaagaagaaaaaaaatgagagttcCTAACAAATGAGTCATACTGAACACATCAATTTGGTCATTTTTGAGAAAACATTTTGCACGTGGATTATGCCTTTTCtatttatttctgaaatttttcgTAGCTCTCGTTGACAAGTTATTTGGTTGTGTTTGTCTTTTAAATCACATCCTGAGGTCGTGTAGATATATCAAGTTAGCCAAAAGGGTCTGTCTTCTCAGTTTTCTTGTTCGTtgaacttcatttgatggcctTTATATGAAATTCCTAGTCCCGTAAGGTAACAAGTTGACTAATAGTTTTTCTGTTTTAGAGTTTGCTTTGAATTCACTCGTACCTGGTCGGGTGAACCGCGCCCTTGGTCAAGCCAACTAATCCGTCCGTAAGCTATCGGAAGGCATTACATTGCAAAATATTACAAACATTGtcatataaattcaaatctctctctctcgctctctcaaaCATATGTAAGTATAAATATGCGATGCTTCTACCGTTCGCTCTTCGCTTCTTCGATTTGacccccttctcctcctctcctGCAGGACTCCTGAGAATTCATAATTTGAGTAAGAACCCCCTCCAATCCTCCCCGTCGTTCCCATGGGAATGAAACAACGTGAGAATTCGGGCAGTTGCTTTCACAACAGGAGAGCGGCGGACCTGGTGGCGTTGCTCGACTCCTTGAGGGTTCTTTGAATTTCAACTgcggtttttccttttcacatcgATTCCTCTCCTTAGGCTTAAGCCGTCTTTCTCGCCACCCCCGTCGAAGATTTGGTTGGTGATTGCTCGTGAAAAGGCCCTCTTTTAGAATAACTGGAGCTGTGGGTATTATATTAAACAGGTACTCTTGTTTTATTGTTGGTTTTGCTTCTATTGGTAATCAATggcatcaaaagaaaaatgtcttCTTTATGCATAATACTACCGAAGCATGTGGAAATTCagttgttttcttcattgtcaCAGGCGTCACACGTTTGATGGAGTATCTAATTGATTTCTGTCATTCTTCGCATTTTCTCAATTGACAGGAAATAATATGAACAGTTACTGGAATCTTACGGAGCAATCATGGAGGACTAAGGAATGGTCATGGCGGATTTTGTGAATAAATTCATTAGCTCGAAATAGGAGACCGTCAATTGAATTAAGCTTTTGCTTTACTCGTTTGATTCTTCTTTAGAAACTTGAGCTCAAGATAATTGGAGTCCTTAGCTACCTTGATGCTTCCGAACAAGAAGTAGAAGATGGTTTCAGTCATTTAGGTTTAAATCGGTATTTGCTTTTTGGGCAAGTTTACAACTTTATATGAAGCCTTTCCGGGAGGGTTTTAAAATTTGATCAACAATGAGCCGAAGGGTACGCCGAAAAACCATCCTCAACCAGGATAAGGAGAAGGTTGTCGTCCACAATTCTTGTGGCAATGGGGTATGTGAGGAAACCTGTCATTCGGAGGGTAACTTAGTAGATGCCGACTGGACAAGTCTACCAGATGACACAGTTGTTCAAATATTTTCGTGCTTGAACTATAGAGACAGAGCTAGCCTTTCTTCTACTTGCAAGACTTTTCGGACTCTAGGATCTTCTCCATATTTGTGGACTTCATTAGATTTGCGTGCACACAAGTGCGACATTAGGACAGCAGCTTCCCTCGCTAGTCGATGCAAAAATCTGAAGAAGCTGAGGTTTCGTGGTTCCGATTCAGCTAACGCAGTGATGTTTCTCCATGCCCGGGATCTTCGGGAGATAAGTGGTGATTGTTGCAGGGACATCACTGATGCAACTCTGTCGGTAATGGCTGCTCGACATGAAGCCCTCGAGAGCCTCCAGATTGGACCTGACTTCTGTGATAGGATCACTAGCGATGCAATTCAGAAGGTTTCCATGTGCTGTCCAAAGTTGAAGAGGTTGCGGTTATCAGGAGTGAGGGACATTGATGGAGAGGCAATCCTTTCGTTGGTGAGAAACTGTAAGCAGCTTGTAGAGATTGGGTTCATGGATTGCTTGAGGGTTGATGCACCCGCACTTGAAGATGCTGTGTCGGttaaatttctctctctttcaggGTCAAAACACATAAATTGGAGTTTGTCCTCCCAGGCTTTGAGTAAATTGCCCAATTTGGTTGGTTTAGATGTTTCTCGAACGGATGTGCCCACCAGTGCTATTCTCAGATTGCTATCTTCCGAGAGCTTGAAGATTGTAAATGCCTTGCATTGCTTATCTTTTGAAGAGGGTGGCAATTATGCATCGTCTGATGTTAAGTCTAAATTTCTTCTTACTCCATTCACTGACATGTTTAAAGGGCTCTCTTCCTTGATCTGTGGTTTGGTTCAGCAGGAAAGAGTTTTGGAGAATGATAGTAAGCTATTCTGGCTCTCTTCCTTGATTAGTGGTTTGGTTCAGCAGGAAAGAATAACTAAGATCGATAAAAAACTACTTTGGAACCAGAGAAACCAAATAGCGGTTGATGGTACCTCTAGGGATGTTATAGATTGGATGGAGTGGGTTCTCTCACATTCTCTACTGCGCATTGCAGAAAACAATCCTCCTGGACTGGATGGTTTTTGGGTGGGGCAAGGTGCGGCATTGCTGTTGAGTCTAGTCCAAAGCCTTCAAGAAGATGTCCAAGAGAGAGCTGCTACCGGGTTGGCAACTTTTGTAGTtattgatgatgaaaatgcaaCTGTTCACCCTGGAAGGGCAGAAGCAGTGATGTCAGGGGCTGGAATTCGTCTTCTACTTAACCTTGCTAGGTCTTGTCGAGAGGGTGTCCAATCAGAGGCAGCAAAAGTAATTATTATGACTTAATTGTCTTCAGTACTGTCATAGGTTCTTTAGGTTTCATCAAGTTTTTGTTCGCTAATGGTTCCCACTTTTACTTGATAAAGGTTAAAAAGTCCTTTATGCTTTAAGGATGTTTTTGACTGGTTTTCTCCTGATCATGCTTTTCTATGAATGATGCTGAAGCGTTAAATGTGCAGGCTATAGCAAATCTGTCTGTGAATGCTGATGTTGCCAAAGCGGTGGCTGTTGAAGGAGGAATCAGTCTCCTTGCTGCCCTTGCAAAGTCTCCAAACAGATTGGTTGCTGAAGAGGCAGCAGGAGGCCTTTGGAACCTTTCCGTTGGAGAGGAACACAAGGTTAGTTTGTTCTGGCTAATTTCTGATACACCATCTTGATTCTACATATTATacttttttgtctttctctctgctTTGATTTAAAAATGGACTGCCTAtgaatttttattgtttcatctCTTAGGCAGCTATTGCTGAAGCGGGTGGAGTACAAGCCCTGGTTGACCTTATATTCAAATGGCCTTCGGGTGGTGATGGAGTCCTTGTATGTGTTTgtcttttctgtttcttcacATACTTTGCTCAACAAGCTACAATGTGCATCATGGTGAACAAGTTTCTCTTCACTTTTGGATTGTTTATCCTTCGAGAATAGGAGCGTGCTGCTGGAGCGCTTGCAAATTTGGCAGCAGATGATAAATGTAGTATGGAAGTTGCTGTGGCTGGTGGAGTCCATGCACTGGTGATGCTAGCTCGATCTTGCAAATCTGAGGGGGTGCAGGAGCAGGTGTTCTCAAACATTTCATTTTACAATTCATTTTTATCTACAGTTGGTTGTGGCATCAGGTGTGCCATATTTCTCATGGTTTTAGTCTTTTAGTCATagattacatatataaaaagaagTCTGTATGCTTCAGCTACTTGTTTGCATTGTTTCATGTCTTGTTAGTACCAGTCATATCTGCCTATTTGTACCCTTCCTGTTATTTGGTTGTTGACATTGTCCCTGCTTTGGTGGTGGTTGTCAAGTACTTATTTATGTCCACTTTTTCTGTTTAAGCCTTAACACAACAAAAATGACACTTTGTCATTGTTTACA
Protein-coding regions in this window:
- the LOC116252556 gene encoding protein ARABIDILLO 1-like; the protein is MSRRVRRKTILNQDKEKVVVHNSCGNGVCEETCHSEGNLVDADWTSLPDDTVVQIFSCLNYRDRASLSSTCKTFRTLGSSPYLWTSLDLRAHKCDIRTAASLASRCKNLKKLRFRGSDSANAVMFLHARDLREISGDCCRDITDATLSVMAARHEALESLQIGPDFCDRITSDAIQKVSMCCPKLKRLRLSGVRDIDGEAILSLVRNCKQLVEIGFMDCLRVDAPALEDAVSVKFLSLSGSKHINWSLSSQALSKLPNLVGLDVSRTDVPTSAILRLLSSESLKIVNALHCLSFEEGGNYASSDVKSKFLLTPFTDMFKGLSSLICGLVQQERVLENDSKLFWLSSLISGLVQQERITKIDKKLLWNQRNQIAVDGTSRDVIDWMEWVLSHSLLRIAENNPPGLDGFWVGQGAALLLSLVQSLQEDVQERAATGLATFVVIDDENATVHPGRAEAVMSGAGIRLLLNLARSCREGVQSEAAKAIANLSVNADVAKAVAVEGGISLLAALAKSPNRLVAEEAAGGLWNLSVGEEHKAAIAEAGGVQALVDLIFKWPSGGDGVLERAAGALANLAADDKCSMEVAVAGGVHALVMLARSCKSEGVQEQAARALANLAAHGDSNGNNAAVGQEAGALEALVQLTCSNHEGVRQEAAGALWNLSFDDRNREAIAASGGVEALVALAQTCSNGSQGLQERAAGALWGLSVSEANSIAIGQEGGVPPLIALARSDAEDVHETAAGALWNLAFNPGNALRIVEEGGVPALVHLCCSSVSKMARFMAALALAYMFDGRMDEVALIGSSAEGGSKAGSLDGARKIALKHIEAFIQAFYDPPLFSAAAASSASTSLAQVVEAVRIQEAGHLRCSGAEIGRFVSMLRNASPTLRACAAFALLQFTIPGSRHAMHHAGLLHKASASRILRSAAASATAPVEAKIFARIVLRNLEHHPIDSCSLT